In Allorhizobium pseudoryzae, the genomic window AGCGGGTGCCGCTCTATCTGACGAACCGTGCCACCGCAGAGGCGCTTGCCGCGCTGATGACGGAAAAGACGGCAACACGCGTCATAGACCTCGGATCGGGCTTGGGGGGCGTTGTTCGCGCGCTGGATGGAGACGGGCGCGTGGCGCGCGGCGTGGAGACCGCACCGCTCTCCTGGCTGGTCTCCTGGTGCCTGTCAAAGCTCTCCGACCGCGGAACCATCCTGCGGCAGGATCTCTGGTCGACGGATCTGTCGCAGGAAGACGTGGTCTACGCCTTCCTGTCGCCAGAACCGATGCCAGAACTTTGGGAGAAGGCACGCCGCGAGATGAAGGCCGGCAGTCACCTCGTCTCCAACAGCTTTGCTGTGCCGGGCGTGGAGCCGGACGAGGTGTGGGAACTGTCCGATCGCCGCCGCACGCATCTGTTCATCTACGCGATCAAGAACGACCGAACGGTGTGACGGGAGCGCTCAGCGCTCCCAGTCTTCCTTGGCCGGCACGGCCAGCAGGCCGAGCTTGCGTTCGAGCGCATTGGCCTGTTCTTCCGACAGCTGCAGATCGAAGGCAACCGATCCGTCCTCGCGGTCCTCGCGCGATTGCACCAGGGCGTTGTCATAGACCCAGGATATCAACGACAGCTTTTCCGGCGGCAGAACCACGGTGGTTTCGGTCAGCACACCGGACAGGCGCCGCGAAATCTCCGCCATCAGGGCGTCGATCCCCTCGCCGTTGATTGCCGAAACCGCCATGACGTTCGCGCGGCCCGCCGCCTTCTCCGCCACGGCATCATGCGCTTCCGGCTCCAGCCGATCGATCTTGTTCCAGACTTCGAGGATACGCTCATCACGCTCCTTCTCGTCGATGCCGAGATCGTCGAGGATGCGCAGCACGTCGCCGGACTGGGCCGCGTTGTCCGGATCGGACATGTCGCGCACGTGCAGGATCAGGTCGGCTTCCAATACCTCTTCGAGGGTTGCCCGGAAGGCTGCGACCAGATGGGTCGGCAGGTCCGAGATGAAACCGACGGTATCCGACAGGATGACGGTGCGGCCATGCGGCAGCTTCATGCGGCGAAGCGTCGGGTCGAGCGTCGCAAACAGCATGTCCTCCGCCAGCACCCCGGCGCCGGTGATGCGGTTGAACAACGTCGATTTGCCGGCATTGGTATAACCGACCAACGCGACGATCGGATGCGGCACCTTGCGGCGCTTGGCCCGGTGCAGCTGGCGGGTTCTGACCACCTGCTCCAACTCGCGCTCAAGCTTCAGGATCTTCTCCTGCAGCATGCGGCGGTCGGCTTCAATCTGGGTTTCACCCGGTCCACCCATGAAGCCCGCACCACCGCGCTGACGCTCCAGGTGCGTCCAGCTGCGGACCAGGCGGCCCTTCTGGTAGTTCAGGTGCGCAAGATCGACCTGCAGCGTGCCTTCCTTGGTGGAGGCGCGTCGACCGAAGATTTCCAGGATCAGACCGGTGCGATCGATGA contains:
- a CDS encoding glycosyltransferase family protein; translation: MAILRRIPILAAGLAQILAAAVGLVVTASLAGTMDAGLLRGLALVLQCSVAFALTLLFRLPRWWLWIAVLFPLALQIGLSLDNLPAWPFGVAFVALALVFSNTARERVPLYLTNRATAEALAALMTEKTATRVIDLGSGLGGVVRALDGDGRVARGVETAPLSWLVSWCLSKLSDRGTILRQDLWSTDLSQEDVVYAFLSPEPMPELWEKARREMKAGSHLVSNSFAVPGVEPDEVWELSDRRRTHLFIYAIKNDRTV
- the hflX gene encoding GTPase HflX → MRALVLVPVLKQPRQAGPVAGEILAPPPRRSDESRLEEAIGLARAIDLTIVQGLIVQVSQPRPATLIGTGKIEEIKHLLDEHDAGLIIVDHPLTPVQQRNLEKEWQAKVIDRTGLILEIFGRRASTKEGTLQVDLAHLNYQKGRLVRSWTHLERQRGGAGFMGGPGETQIEADRRMLQEKILKLERELEQVVRTRQLHRAKRRKVPHPIVALVGYTNAGKSTLFNRITGAGVLAEDMLFATLDPTLRRMKLPHGRTVILSDTVGFISDLPTHLVAAFRATLEEVLEADLILHVRDMSDPDNAAQSGDVLRILDDLGIDEKERDERILEVWNKIDRLEPEAHDAVAEKAAGRANVMAVSAINGEGIDALMAEISRRLSGVLTETTVVLPPEKLSLISWVYDNALVQSREDREDGSVAFDLQLSEEQANALERKLGLLAVPAKEDWER